In Tepidimonas taiwanensis, the following are encoded in one genomic region:
- a CDS encoding branched-chain amino acid ABC transporter substrate-binding protein, with translation MTFAFKTLTVAAMLGLALSSVAQAQSARQAKREQAQAAANAPLAGQTVKIAWIDPLSGLMAPVGSNQVRSFQFFAEKFSGPNKYNPAGVKWEVVPFDNKLSPAESLTALQSAIDQGIRYITQGNGSSVAGALIEAVARHNARNPGKEVVFLNHSAVDPDFTNSKCNYWHFRFDADTSMKMEALTTFMKDQPDIKKVYLLNQNYSHGHQVAKYAKELIARKRPDIQIVGEDLHPLAQVRDFAPYIAKIKASGADTVITGNWGSDLALLVKAATEGGYNGKFYTYYAGVTGTPTALGQQSEGKVYQVSYNHYHMGGDMQKWQDEFKQKFNADFYTGSVIHIFRALSEAMAKAKSTDPVKVAKELEGLKFTSYNGEVEMRKADHQLQQPLYISRWQKLDGKQWTYSVENTGMTFALVKEFPAYVASTPTSCNMQRPN, from the coding sequence ATGACGTTTGCATTCAAGACCCTCACGGTCGCGGCGATGCTGGGGCTGGCGCTGAGCAGCGTCGCTCAGGCGCAGAGCGCCCGCCAGGCCAAGCGCGAACAGGCGCAGGCCGCGGCCAACGCCCCGCTGGCCGGTCAGACGGTGAAGATCGCGTGGATCGACCCGCTGTCGGGCCTGATGGCGCCGGTCGGCTCCAACCAGGTGCGCAGCTTCCAGTTCTTCGCCGAGAAGTTCAGCGGTCCCAACAAATACAACCCCGCCGGGGTCAAGTGGGAGGTGGTGCCGTTCGACAACAAGCTCAGCCCCGCCGAGAGCCTGACGGCGTTGCAGTCGGCCATCGACCAGGGCATCCGCTACATCACGCAGGGCAACGGCTCGTCGGTCGCCGGTGCGCTCATCGAGGCGGTGGCGCGCCACAACGCGCGCAACCCGGGCAAGGAGGTCGTCTTCCTCAACCACTCGGCGGTGGACCCGGACTTTACGAACAGCAAGTGCAACTACTGGCACTTCCGCTTCGACGCCGACACGTCGATGAAGATGGAGGCGCTGACCACTTTCATGAAGGACCAGCCCGACATCAAGAAGGTCTACCTGCTCAACCAGAACTATTCACACGGGCACCAGGTCGCCAAATACGCCAAGGAGCTGATCGCGCGCAAGCGCCCGGACATCCAGATCGTCGGGGAAGACCTGCACCCGCTGGCGCAGGTGCGGGACTTCGCGCCCTACATCGCGAAGATCAAGGCCTCCGGCGCGGACACCGTGATCACCGGCAACTGGGGCTCGGACCTCGCGCTGCTGGTCAAGGCGGCGACGGAAGGCGGCTACAACGGCAAGTTCTACACTTACTACGCGGGGGTGACCGGAACGCCGACGGCGCTCGGCCAGCAGTCCGAGGGCAAGGTGTACCAGGTGTCGTACAACCACTACCACATGGGTGGTGACATGCAGAAGTGGCAGGACGAGTTCAAGCAAAAGTTCAACGCCGACTTCTACACGGGCTCGGTGATTCACATCTTCCGCGCGCTGTCCGAGGCGATGGCCAAGGCCAAGTCCACCGACCCGGTCAAGGTTGCCAAAGAGCTGGAGGGGCTCAAGTTCACCAGCTACAACGGCGAGGTCGAGATGCGCAAGGCCGACCACCAGCTGCAGCAGCCGCTCTACATCTCCCGCTGGCAAAAGCTCGACGGCAAGCAGTGGACGTATAGCGTCGAGAACACCGGCATGACCTTCGCGCTGGTGAAGGAATTCCCCGCCTACGTCGCGAGCACGCCGACGAGCTGCAACATGCAGCGGCCCAACTGA